The following proteins are co-located in the Paralichthys olivaceus isolate ysfri-2021 chromosome 10, ASM2471397v2, whole genome shotgun sequence genome:
- the hce2l2 gene encoding hatching enzyme 1.2 produces the protein MDRIILLFVVSACLSAVHTQKFLFSPKWGPIGYKEREEQGVGTAMDEIIKANEFQASRIIDGSTTLREGDIAVSAGRRSKVCFARSCLWAKSVDGHVYIAYKLSPEYSETETKLIKKGMESMEKGTCVRFVPWTHQRDYVDIQPKSGCWSYLGARGGRQTVSLQSPGCLQVGVISHELMHALGFVHEQSRFDRDSYVSIMWPNIWRDRVRNFEKFKTDILDLPYDYNSIMHFGMYAYSQNGEPTIIPKSTKVQLGQASTLSHIDRMKINKLYKCGDKDDY, from the exons ATGGACCGGATTATCCTCTTGTTCGTggtctctgcctgtctctcagCTGTACATACCCAG AAATTTTTGTTCAGCCCAAAATGGGGCCCTATCGGCtataaag AGCGTGAAGAGCAAGGTGTTGGGACAGCAATGGATGAAATCATTAAAGCTAATGAGTTCCAAG CCTCACGAATCATCGACGGCTCCACCACTCTCAGAGAGGGAGACATTGCTGTGTCTGCTGGAAGGCGCTCCAAAGTCTGCTTTGCACGGAGCTGCCTCTGGGCGAAGTCAGTGGATGGACATGTCTACATTGCATACAAGCTATCACCTGAATact CTGAAACGGAGACAAAGCTGATAAAGAAAGGGATGGAGAGCATGGAGAAAGGAACCTGTGTGCGGTTTGTTCCCTGGACTCACCAGCGAGACTATGTGGACATCCAGCCAAAGTCTGG GTGTTGGTCCTACCTTGGTGCACGTGGTGGAAGACAGACCGTATCTCTCCAGAGCCCTGGCTGCCTCCAAGTCGGAGTGATTTCCCACGAGTTAATGCATGCCCTGGGCTTTGTGCACGAGCAGTCCCGCTTTGACCGGGACAGCTATGTCAGCATCATGTGGCCAAACATTTGGAGGG ATCGTGTAAGGAATTTTGAGAAATTCAAGACCGACATTCTGGACCTTCCATATGACTACAACTCAATCATGCACTTTGGGAT GTATGCCTACTCTCAGAATGGGGAACCAACCATCATACCTAAGAGCACCAAGGTGCAACTGGGCCAGGCCTCGACTCTCAGCCACATTGACAGGATGAAAATCAATAAGCTTTACAAATGCG